The following coding sequences are from one Elusimicrobiota bacterium window:
- a CDS encoding TonB-dependent receptor, protein MRLPRRTIAAALMIAAWAATAARAAEPAEDFFRFMAEEAKMLTVASARPESVLDSVSNVSVIDRGDIERFQFASVSEALEMLPGVMVWRTFSRRNIPIFRGGLQEHYANKVLVMIDNVPAFSAHNGEGDLDRVGIDAVERIEVLRGPASVVYGSNALNGAINIVLRKPPAAGGFGQATAGVGTGHGKLEGAADVKRAGGLYAWRGEAGSSFLIAADMTGRAPPLYEFTDGARNAVLMKDSLNIRSFTFRGERDGHSLLVNVLRSEQANFGIAITTATGLGTNEEQEKELLSYAYDRGTEERGLRYSLTYDRQRRNFSRTGDGSLRTDTWGYRAANRLAFHAELPGDFNLEVGGDHDYLQSSPKVYRTLDQTTTDSDHPSTWDGSLFAQAGWEPPSWKLLLGSRYTRNKSFGSNMSSRGSAVCMIDEHSSVKLVLGQSYRAPALAELYLGPPTSSPAVILGNPALAPEKNRSAELSLLFSRGRAYAQATAYYAEYLNTIYRNLGTVVRDGVTYNNINFYDNAGKITLKGIETELKYEDRSTRAYLGLNYVHGSHGDAHDVSPGPGETRQVYNFKSVPRYTVAAGLGRTLGGFSATARVNHYSSMETLRTRLPPSYWIDAGVGLRRGAFRHAVSVSNLTDRRVEIPEFVRQRTVESLPLRSGRELDYTVSWTF, encoded by the coding sequence ATGCGGCTCCCTCGACGAACGATCGCCGCGGCGCTCATGATCGCCGCTTGGGCCGCGACGGCTGCCCGGGCCGCGGAGCCGGCCGAGGATTTTTTCCGGTTCATGGCGGAGGAGGCGAAGATGCTGACCGTCGCCTCCGCCCGGCCCGAAAGCGTCCTCGACAGCGTCTCGAACGTCTCCGTCATCGACCGCGGGGACATCGAGCGCTTCCAGTTCGCCTCGGTGTCCGAGGCCCTGGAGATGCTTCCCGGCGTCATGGTCTGGCGCACCTTCTCCCGGCGCAACATCCCCATCTTCCGCGGCGGCCTCCAGGAGCACTACGCCAACAAGGTCCTCGTGATGATCGACAACGTCCCCGCCTTCAGCGCCCATAACGGGGAGGGCGACCTGGACCGGGTCGGCATCGACGCCGTGGAGCGCATCGAGGTCCTCCGCGGGCCCGCCTCCGTCGTCTACGGCTCCAACGCGCTCAACGGCGCGATCAACATCGTCCTGCGCAAGCCTCCCGCCGCGGGGGGCTTCGGCCAGGCGACCGCCGGGGTCGGCACCGGCCACGGGAAGCTCGAGGGCGCCGCCGACGTCAAGCGCGCCGGAGGCCTCTACGCCTGGAGAGGCGAGGCCGGCTCCTCGTTCCTGATCGCGGCGGACATGACCGGCCGCGCGCCGCCGCTGTACGAGTTCACCGACGGGGCGCGGAACGCGGTCCTCATGAAGGATTCCCTGAATATCCGCTCCTTCACCTTCCGCGGGGAGCGGGACGGGCACTCGCTGCTCGTCAACGTGCTGCGCAGCGAGCAGGCGAACTTCGGGATCGCGATCACGACGGCCACCGGGCTGGGAACGAACGAGGAGCAGGAGAAGGAACTGCTCAGCTACGCGTACGACCGGGGAACCGAGGAGCGCGGGCTGCGCTACTCCCTGACCTACGACCGCCAGCGGAGGAACTTCTCCCGCACCGGCGACGGCTCCCTGCGCACCGACACCTGGGGCTACCGGGCGGCGAACCGCCTGGCCTTCCACGCCGAGCTCCCCGGGGACTTCAACCTGGAGGTCGGCGGCGACCACGACTATCTGCAGTCCTCCCCGAAGGTATATCGGACGCTCGACCAGACGACGACGGATTCCGATCACCCCTCGACGTGGGACGGCTCGCTGTTCGCGCAGGCGGGCTGGGAGCCGCCGTCCTGGAAGCTGCTCCTCGGCAGCCGCTACACCCGCAACAAGTCGTTCGGCTCGAACATGTCCTCCCGCGGCTCGGCCGTCTGCATGATCGATGAGCACAGCAGCGTCAAGCTCGTCCTGGGACAGTCCTACCGCGCGCCCGCTTTAGCCGAGCTCTATCTGGGACCCCCGACGAGCAGCCCCGCCGTGATCCTCGGCAATCCCGCCCTCGCCCCGGAGAAGAACCGCTCCGCGGAGCTGTCCCTGCTCTTCTCCCGCGGGCGCGCGTACGCGCAGGCCACCGCCTACTACGCCGAGTACCTGAACACCATCTACCGCAACCTCGGAACCGTCGTCCGCGACGGCGTCACGTACAACAACATCAACTTCTACGACAACGCGGGAAAGATCACGCTCAAGGGGATCGAGACCGAGCTCAAGTACGAGGACAGGAGCACGCGCGCCTACCTGGGTCTCAACTACGTCCACGGCAGCCACGGCGACGCGCATGACGTCTCGCCGGGCCCGGGCGAGACGCGGCAGGTCTACAACTTCAAGTCCGTGCCGCGTTACACCGTCGCGGCCGGGCTGGGGCGTACGCTCGGAGGCTTCTCCGCGACCGCCCGCGTCAACCACTACTCGAGCATGGAGACTTTGCGCACGCGGCTGCCTCCATCGTACTGGATCGACGCCGGCGTCGGCCTCCGGCGCGGCGCCTTCCGCCATGCCGTCTCCGTCTCAAACCTGACCGACCGCCGCGTCGAGATACCCGAATTCGTGCGGCAGCGCACCGTCGAGTCCCTTCCTCTGAGGTCCGGGCGGGAGCTCGATTACACGGTCAGCTGGACGTTCTGA